Part of the Harpia harpyja isolate bHarHar1 chromosome 16, bHarHar1 primary haplotype, whole genome shotgun sequence genome, GGTGCCTGCCTTATTAGGCTGTGCGGTGTTCTTTTGCCAAAATCCAGGAATATCGGCAGACTTTTATACCAGCATGAGTTTGTGTCAGATTTAGAACTCAGTTCTGCAGCCTTGGATGATTCAGGgggaaggaattatttttaaaactacatttccaGTATCTTgatggaaatgtttgttttctagGGTGGAAGTGCTGAGATCTTTGGTGGCTTTAACTGACCCTCAGGAGGGGAAGCTGACTCAGTCTCAAGAGAAAGTGAGTGACTAACAGACTTTCCATGTCTGTTTACTGCATCGTTTCAGAAGGACCTAAAATTAGGTAGTTGAGCTTATTCTAATAATATATTAGAACTGTCTCTATAATTCACATTTTTGTGAGCTGAACAGAGGTATGTGTTTGCCAACTCTTGTTTCTGATTGCCCGGCAAGTGGTAGTGTGATCATCAACCACCTCAGTTCTGCAGCGTTCCCTTCAAGCAGGTGGCAGAGTGAATCAGGTGTTCCAGCCGCTGCTGGAAGTCGGGCTTCAAATCACACTGTCTTTTTACTGATTGAAGGGCCAGCTCTTGCAGACTCTTGGTTGCACCCTCCCCTTGTTTCCATGCACAAGCATGGCATGTGCGATTAGTTTTCTTAATCCAGTGGGATTGGTTTCTTGAGCTGGCTTGTTTTCTGATTCCAGGAATCTAATAATGACATAAGAGCTTAAACCCAAGGAAGGAGTGGAGCTTGTACTTCATGTCACTTTAAAGCAATCCTGAAACTGTAGCCCTGGTACTTTTGTGGCTTGCTCTGCCACTGACCTCAAACAGGGATACTGTCCTTTATAATAGGCAGAATGTGGTGATTATTGGGGTGGGAGGTAGAATGGCTAATGCAGTAAAGGATCGTAATGGCCAAAAGAAAGGGTGAGAGATTAGGATGTGGTTTTGCGGATTTATACGGTACGATAAATGCAGGGTGTAATTTGGAGAGGTCACTGCTGTCTCTTGGAAGGTGTGTAAGACAGTTATGGGGTATTCAGATTTGCTCAAAAAACTTATGCTCATCTTTTAGTAATTGGACCTGCTGTAACCTTTAATGAAATTTGATGTGCAATgctatttttaattacttcataTTCTTGTATTGAGTCTTGTGTAAGTCTTTAATTTTAATGTGCATTCATTCCTTAagtaatgtttttatttcaagcaaaatTGCTTAGCAGTCCCTGAAGTATAGCTGCCTGTTATATTGCAGTAATAATTATTTTGCACAGCACAGAATGATAGTCTCATATTTGGTTCTCATTTCACGGTTGAATTTTTATGCTCCTTTGTATTCTAGGCACTGAACTTGGTGGGCATTTGGAAAACTGTATTTGCAGCTGTTCCTGGGCCTACGTCAAAGACCCCAGTGGAGTGACAGCTCGAAGATGGGAGATCAGGATGCAGGTGAACCCTTTCTGGGAATAGTGGCTGGTGGTGCCACAGACTACGAAGGAGCTCTGCCCTCAGACACTGTGTCACTCAGCGATTCTGATTCCGATGATTTGGGGTTAGCGGATGAAGCAGAAGTTGATACAATATCTCCTGAGGAGCCATCTGCAGATGACGGGGATTACAGATCCAGGGAGACCCCCGACTCTTCAAACAGCAGTCACAGATCTCCTGTCCAGCCATTCCATCTGAGGGGCATGAGTTCTACATTCTCTCTCCGTAGCCAGAGCATTTTTGATTGCCTGGAAGAAGCAGCCAAGTCGTCTGTGCCCTCGATGCCTGAAGATAATGTTGTTGATGGGAGGTTTAAGCGTCCATTGCCTCCAACCACAGTTTCAGGTAACATGGTTCCAGAAAGCCTGGGAAAGCAAGCCAAACCAGTGCAGGCTCCCAAAGCctctcctgcagtgcctgactATGTGGCACACCCAGAGCGCTGGACCAAATACAGCCTAGATGGAGTTTCAGAGGCTAGTGACAAGACTAACAGGGCAGTGGCCATGGAATTTCTAGAGGGTTtgaagaaaagaggggaggaacAAAGCTCAGCTACCCAAGATAGCTATACCCCATACTTCAACCAGGACCCTTCCAGCTGTGGAGCTGGGAGGATTGTCTTCACCAAACCAGCAAAAAGGAGTGTTGatggactgaaaaagaaaacatcagcagGGGAGGATGGTAAGAAACATAGGAAAATGGATCTGAAAGGAAAATCTCTTAAGAAGACTGATGACTTGAGGGAGGAAGATAA contains:
- the TSSC4 gene encoding protein TSSC4 codes for the protein MGDQDAGEPFLGIVAGGATDYEGALPSDTVSLSDSDSDDLGLADEAEVDTISPEEPSADDGDYRSRETPDSSNSSHRSPVQPFHLRGMSSTFSLRSQSIFDCLEEAAKSSVPSMPEDNVVDGRFKRPLPPTTVSGNMVPESLGKQAKPVQAPKASPAVPDYVAHPERWTKYSLDGVSEASDKTNRAVAMEFLEGLKKRGEEQSSATQDSYTPYFNQDPSSCGAGRIVFTKPAKRSVDGLKKKTSAGEDGKKHRKMDLKGKSLKKTDDLREEDKVELGHLDSGSGKATEEEECMMAGDLNTEGKLSARFSGAGEELSVETVGFHCSKKKNRKNFRPKVDDEGEEEES